The Hymenobacter sp. GOD-10R genome includes a window with the following:
- a CDS encoding LysR family transcriptional regulator: protein MPDFRLRVFQTVARHLSFTKAAQELFITQPAITKHIHELELSYKQRLFERRSNRISLAEAGQVLRTHADAVEQLDQELTETLQSLRGGEGGRLRLGASTTLAQYVIPRLLPGF from the coding sequence ATGCCTGATTTCCGTCTTCGCGTCTTCCAAACGGTAGCGCGCCATTTAAGCTTTACCAAGGCTGCGCAGGAGCTATTTATTACGCAGCCCGCCATCACCAAGCACATTCACGAGTTAGAGCTTAGCTACAAGCAACGCCTGTTTGAGCGGCGCAGTAACCGCATTTCTCTAGCCGAGGCTGGGCAGGTGCTACGTACGCACGCCGACGCCGTAGAGCAACTCGACCAAGAGCTAACCGAAACCTTGCAGAGCCTGCGTGGCGGTGAAGGCGGCCGGCTGCGCCTTGGTGCCAGCACTACCCTAGCGCAGTATGTAATTCCACGCTTGCTGCCGGGCTTCTAG
- a CDS encoding chloride channel protein: protein MARQFFSFYWLPARLRAITTTTYALFLLRWMVISALIGGLAGTASAVFLVALDWATHWRETHLWIIGLLPVAGFFIGLAYHLFGSRVVRGNNLILDEIHAPQRLISLRLVPLVLGGTLLTHLFGGSAGREGTAVQMGGALADQLTRLLRLRPRDRRLLLIAGMSAGFASVFGTPLAGAVFGLEVFLLGSMRYDALLPSFLAAVSADLVTRAWGVDHTHYPQLASLLITPATLLWALVAGILFGLVARSFAALTHWIGKKFARISYAPFRPVVGGVLVVVCVWVLGTTRYIGLGVPVIVEAFHTPLAPTDFAWKLLLTALTLGCGFKGGEVTPLFFIGAALGSALSVVVPLPVALLAGMGFVGVFAGAANTPLACTLMGLELFGAQAGVYLALACVVAYLFSGHRGIYSAQVIGQAKHLRLGRQQGKRLGDV, encoded by the coding sequence ATGGCTCGTCAGTTTTTTTCTTTCTATTGGTTGCCTGCTCGTTTGCGGGCTATTACAACCACTACTTACGCGCTCTTCCTGCTACGCTGGATGGTGATTAGCGCGCTCATAGGAGGGCTAGCTGGTACGGCGTCCGCTGTTTTTCTGGTAGCGCTGGACTGGGCAACGCATTGGCGGGAAACACACCTCTGGATTATTGGGTTGTTGCCGGTAGCTGGCTTCTTTATAGGCCTAGCGTATCACCTGTTCGGGAGCAGGGTTGTACGAGGAAATAATTTGATCCTGGACGAGATTCACGCGCCACAACGTTTGATTTCGTTGCGCCTTGTGCCCTTGGTATTAGGCGGCACGTTGCTCACGCACCTATTTGGCGGCTCGGCGGGTCGTGAGGGCACGGCTGTACAAATGGGAGGCGCACTGGCTGATCAGCTTACGCGTCTTTTGAGGTTGCGCCCGCGCGACCGGCGCCTGCTGTTGATTGCGGGTATGAGTGCGGGCTTTGCGTCGGTCTTCGGGACGCCGCTAGCTGGGGCCGTGTTCGGGCTGGAAGTGTTTCTGCTCGGATCCATGCGTTATGATGCCTTGCTACCGAGCTTCCTAGCGGCCGTTAGCGCTGATCTGGTTACCAGAGCCTGGGGCGTTGACCACACCCACTATCCGCAGTTGGCTTCTCTGCTTATCACGCCCGCCACGCTTTTGTGGGCATTAGTAGCCGGCATATTGTTTGGCCTTGTGGCGCGTAGTTTCGCAGCACTCACCCATTGGATCGGTAAAAAGTTTGCCCGCATCAGCTATGCGCCGTTTCGCCCCGTGGTAGGCGGCGTGCTGGTGGTTGTGTGCGTTTGGGTGCTAGGTACTACGCGCTACATTGGGTTGGGTGTACCGGTTATTGTGGAAGCGTTCCACACACCGCTTGCCCCCACTGATTTCGCCTGGAAACTTCTCCTGACGGCTCTTACCCTAGGGTGCGGCTTTAAAGGAGGAGAAGTGACGCCGCTCTTTTTTATTGGGGCCGCGTTGGGTAGTGCGCTGTCGGTGGTGGTGCCATTGCCGGTGGCGCTGCTGGCAGGGATGGGCTTTGTGGGCGTATTCGCGGGTGCGGCCAATACACCCCTGGCCTGCACGCTGATGGGATTGGAACTGTTTGGTGCGCAGGCGGGCGTGTATTTGGCGCTAGCGTGCGTAGTTGCTTATCTGTTTTCCGGGCATCGAGGTATCTACTCGGCCCAAGTCATTGGGCAGGCCAAGCACCTGCGCTTGGGGCGGCAGCAGGGCAAGCGCTTAGGAGACGTATAG
- a CDS encoding S8 family peptidase → MLKLKPSYTTLAGSDQPNIPVLANVLEQLGASNLHRKFPHSLFPDPDQHGSINLQMVYQIDLAPDFPLEKACRALMQTGVLEYAEPLYRRGLLSQPSDPLADSITGPQYHLKKIKAYRAWDVTKGDTSIVIGIIDTGTRLLHEDLKKQIKYNYADPIDGIDNDHDGYVDNFNGWDMADRDNDPTSNPLISQKIHGILVAGAASASTDNGLGVAGTGFRCKYLPIKVYPSTYAGDFAGYEGVVYAADHGCQVINLSWGNEGGRSQFEQDVITYAAVNRDVVIVAAAGNGTTEADYYPASYEHVISVASVNANDVRGNNTTYGYRVSLAAPGYGIWSTRGDKLDDYIYADGSSFASPIVAGVAALVRSRFPNYNADQIAAQLRQTADNINTIAGNTAYAGKLGTGRVNALRAVTCNDRREVRIVHSTFTPAREVFLAGDAMSLITEVQNLLLPVENLKITLTSLSPYLTIRRNTFSVGALNTLEHQTNDAVPFLVSVQSGVPANTKAILKYHFTTADGYESDQFLTVLLNPGYVLLDANDLHMTLTTRGNIGYDGLGSYLGESITYKNSGLLLSEGGLMVATSPTRTSDRIRESPYNSRTDFYSVSQLAMSEAPLRATQEAIGTFRDSLPGAVRKNSVGLRIKQHAYAWSGAGQRNYVIVEYRLTNVTPDTLRPLYAGLYMDWDLPLTVTRNAAAWDASRSLGYVYSPVATSIYTGVKVLTGGTPTVYSIDNNATATSPVYLRDGFNRTEKFTALSSGTSNPTAGLPNGSDVSQVVGAAISKLAPGDSVTVAFAVLGASSLAELQTSATNAQLTYNGKVLPTREAATAAQWQVYPNPTAGKTRVEVPQAFVGQQLRILNALGQCIRQQPLRSTSTELDLSGCAAGMYVLQVQGSTTTLSRRVLVQP, encoded by the coding sequence GTGCTGAAGCTTAAGCCCAGTTATACAACTTTAGCAGGTTCTGATCAGCCGAACATTCCTGTACTGGCCAATGTGCTAGAGCAGCTCGGTGCTTCAAACCTGCACCGTAAGTTTCCGCACTCGCTGTTTCCCGACCCTGACCAGCACGGCTCGATCAACTTACAGATGGTGTATCAGATTGACCTAGCCCCTGACTTTCCGCTGGAAAAAGCCTGCCGCGCCCTGATGCAAACGGGAGTGTTGGAATATGCCGAGCCGCTCTATCGCCGTGGGCTCCTCTCTCAGCCCAGCGACCCTCTGGCTGATTCGATAACGGGTCCGCAGTACCACCTGAAGAAAATCAAAGCGTACCGGGCTTGGGATGTCACGAAAGGTGACACATCCATCGTCATTGGCATCATCGACACGGGCACCCGCCTGCTGCACGAAGACCTCAAGAAGCAGATCAAATACAACTACGCTGACCCTATCGACGGCATCGACAACGACCATGACGGCTACGTCGACAACTTCAATGGCTGGGACATGGCCGACCGGGATAATGACCCAACTTCCAACCCGCTGATCAGCCAAAAAATTCACGGTATTCTGGTAGCAGGCGCTGCCTCCGCCAGCACCGACAACGGCCTAGGAGTAGCGGGCACCGGCTTTCGGTGCAAGTACCTGCCTATCAAAGTTTATCCGAGCACGTATGCCGGTGACTTCGCCGGTTACGAAGGCGTGGTGTACGCGGCCGACCATGGCTGCCAGGTCATTAACCTCTCGTGGGGCAACGAAGGTGGCCGCTCGCAATTTGAGCAGGATGTAATTACTTATGCAGCCGTTAACCGCGACGTAGTGATTGTAGCCGCTGCCGGCAATGGCACCACGGAAGCTGATTACTACCCAGCTAGCTACGAGCACGTTATATCTGTTGCCTCGGTGAATGCCAACGATGTGAGAGGCAACAACACCACGTATGGCTACCGCGTTTCGTTGGCCGCGCCTGGTTATGGCATCTGGAGTACGCGTGGTGATAAGCTTGATGACTACATCTACGCCGATGGCTCTTCGTTCGCCTCTCCCATCGTAGCGGGCGTTGCCGCGCTGGTTCGCTCCCGCTTCCCTAACTATAACGCCGACCAGATAGCTGCGCAGCTACGGCAAACCGCCGATAACATCAACACCATTGCCGGCAATACAGCTTATGCTGGCAAGCTAGGTACAGGCCGCGTGAATGCGTTGCGTGCCGTCACGTGCAACGACCGCCGCGAAGTACGCATTGTGCACAGCACCTTCACGCCCGCCCGCGAAGTATTCCTGGCCGGCGATGCAATGAGCCTTATCACGGAAGTGCAGAACCTGTTACTACCCGTCGAGAACCTGAAAATAACGCTTACCTCGCTGTCACCTTACCTCACGATACGTCGCAACACTTTCTCGGTGGGCGCGCTGAACACGCTAGAGCATCAAACCAACGACGCTGTGCCTTTCCTAGTTTCGGTTCAATCAGGCGTGCCTGCCAACACCAAGGCCATTCTTAAGTACCATTTTACGACGGCTGATGGCTACGAAAGCGACCAATTCCTGACGGTGCTACTCAACCCAGGCTACGTGCTGCTCGACGCAAATGACTTGCACATGACGCTCACCACTCGGGGCAACATCGGCTACGATGGCCTGGGCTCGTACCTAGGCGAAAGCATCACGTACAAGAACAGTGGCCTGCTGCTTTCGGAAGGCGGCCTGATGGTGGCTACCAGCCCTACGCGCACTTCTGACCGAATCCGCGAGTCGCCCTATAACAGCCGCACTGACTTTTATTCGGTCAGCCAACTTGCGATGAGCGAAGCTCCCCTGCGTGCGACCCAAGAAGCCATAGGTACCTTCCGCGACTCGCTGCCCGGTGCGGTGCGCAAGAACAGCGTTGGGTTGCGCATCAAACAGCACGCTTACGCGTGGTCAGGCGCTGGGCAGCGCAACTACGTGATAGTAGAGTACCGCCTCACCAACGTTACGCCCGATACGCTGCGCCCTCTGTACGCAGGCTTGTACATGGACTGGGACTTACCGCTCACGGTGACGCGCAACGCGGCTGCCTGGGATGCTAGCCGCTCGCTAGGTTATGTGTATTCGCCAGTTGCCACTAGCATCTACACAGGTGTCAAGGTCCTAACGGGCGGTACCCCCACGGTGTATTCTATCGACAACAACGCGACGGCAACTTCGCCGGTGTATTTGCGTGATGGCTTCAACCGCACCGAAAAGTTTACGGCTCTGAGCAGTGGCACCAGCAACCCTACCGCCGGTCTACCCAATGGCTCTGATGTATCGCAGGTGGTTGGCGCGGCTATTAGCAAGCTAGCTCCTGGCGACTCCGTGACGGTAGCTTTCGCCGTACTAGGTGCCTCCTCGCTTGCCGAGCTACAGACCTCTGCTACCAACGCTCAGCTTACGTACAACGGCAAGGTGTTGCCAACCCGAGAAGCAGCAACGGCAGCCCAGTGGCAGGTATATCCGAACCCAACGGCGGGCAAGACACGCGTAGAGGTGCCGCAAGCCTTCGTAGGCCAGCAGCTGCGTATTCTCAACGCGCTGGGCCAATGCATCCGGCAGCAGCCTCTACGCAGTACCAGCACCGAGCTCGATCTGAGTGGTTGCGCCGCTGGTATGTACGTGCTGCAGGTGCAAGGCTCAACGACTACTCTCTCCCGCCGCGTGCTGGTACAACCCTAA
- a CDS encoding outer membrane protein assembly factor BamE, giving the protein MRKYILTISLAASCLLAACTAQESYKNAQSCEQVQIGMTQEQVRHLMGEPTGQDNKSGNGTTWSYLFGSATDTTPIRIEFGADGKVQAKTCAPQASGKERPTGN; this is encoded by the coding sequence ATGCGGAAATATATTCTCACGATTTCGCTGGCAGCTAGCTGCTTGCTTGCCGCTTGTACAGCCCAGGAAAGCTACAAGAACGCCCAGTCCTGTGAGCAAGTCCAGATTGGCATGACGCAGGAACAGGTGCGCCACCTGATGGGCGAACCGACGGGTCAAGACAACAAAAGCGGCAATGGCACCACCTGGTCGTATTTGTTTGGCAGCGCCACCGACACCACGCCGATTCGTATCGAGTTCGGAGCTGATGGTAAAGTACAAGCCAAAACGTGCGCCCCACAAGCCTCGGGCAAAGAGCGACCAACGGGTAACTAA
- a CDS encoding dicarboxylate/amino acid:cation symporter, which translates to MKKLASNLTFQVLTAIALGIVVGSLFPSFGAALKPVGDTFINLIKMLIAPIIFLTVVLGIGSMGDMKKVGRVGGKALLYFEIVTTLALVIGITAANLAKPGHGIDARASVANQGTAQAAEAAKYTTQATSGGMDWVEFVTHIVPHNVVGAFAEGEVLQVLLFAVLFGVAVSRLPTSYGQPLMKTFDRLSHAMFGVLAIVMKLAPLGAFGGMAFTIGKYGIATLLPLAKLMGVVYVTMFLFIFVVLNLIMRFYGLSLWRYLGFIKEEILLVLGTSSSESALPRMIDKLERLGCSRSVAGLVIPTGYSFNLDGTSIYLSIAVIFLAQAFDIPLSLTQELSLIGILMLTSKGAAGVTGSGFIVLASTLAATKVIPVEGVALLLGVDRFMSEARAITNVIGNGVATLVIAKSENEFDEVRHQQALRGLALPAEQLPETPAPKPVLQDYQFPQEK; encoded by the coding sequence ATGAAAAAACTTGCTTCCAACCTCACCTTTCAGGTCCTCACGGCTATTGCCCTTGGCATCGTGGTCGGTTCGCTGTTCCCTAGCTTTGGGGCGGCGCTCAAACCGGTGGGCGACACGTTCATCAACCTGATCAAGATGCTCATTGCCCCCATCATCTTCCTGACGGTGGTGCTCGGCATTGGCAGCATGGGCGATATGAAAAAGGTGGGCCGCGTGGGCGGCAAGGCACTACTGTACTTCGAAATCGTGACGACCCTAGCTTTGGTGATTGGCATTACGGCCGCCAACCTAGCCAAGCCCGGCCACGGCATCGACGCTCGTGCTTCGGTAGCGAACCAAGGCACCGCCCAAGCCGCCGAAGCCGCCAAATACACCACCCAAGCCACTTCTGGCGGCATGGACTGGGTGGAGTTCGTCACGCATATTGTGCCGCACAACGTGGTGGGCGCCTTCGCAGAGGGCGAGGTATTGCAAGTATTGTTGTTCGCGGTGCTATTTGGCGTGGCAGTTAGCCGCTTGCCTACCAGCTACGGTCAACCGCTGATGAAAACCTTCGACCGGCTGTCGCACGCCATGTTTGGGGTGTTGGCTATCGTGATGAAGCTTGCGCCGCTGGGGGCCTTCGGCGGCATGGCTTTCACTATCGGCAAGTACGGCATTGCCACGCTGCTGCCGCTGGCAAAACTCATGGGCGTGGTATACGTGACCATGTTCCTGTTCATTTTTGTGGTCCTGAACCTCATCATGCGCTTCTATGGCCTGAGCTTGTGGCGCTACCTAGGTTTTATTAAAGAGGAAATATTGCTAGTACTCGGGACCTCATCGTCGGAGTCGGCACTGCCACGCATGATTGATAAGCTCGAGCGACTCGGCTGCTCGCGCTCCGTCGCGGGACTCGTCATCCCGACGGGCTACTCTTTCAACCTCGATGGCACCTCGATCTACTTATCCATTGCTGTCATTTTCCTGGCCCAAGCCTTCGATATTCCGCTTTCTTTAACCCAGGAACTGTCGCTGATTGGCATTCTGATGCTCACCTCGAAAGGGGCGGCGGGCGTCACCGGTTCGGGCTTTATTGTGCTAGCTTCTACCCTAGCCGCCACCAAAGTGATTCCGGTAGAAGGCGTAGCGCTGCTACTGGGCGTCGACCGATTTATGAGCGAAGCGCGGGCCATTACCAACGTCATCGGCAACGGTGTGGCCACGCTAGTCATTGCCAAGAGCGAAAACGAATTTGACGAAGTGCGGCACCAGCAAGCCTTGCGAGGGCTAGCCCTTCCGGCTGAGCAACTCCCCGAAACGCCCGCTCCCAAACCCGTGTTGCAGGATTACCAGTTTCCGCAGGAGAAATAA
- a CDS encoding PQQ-dependent sugar dehydrogenase translates to MRLLTLALTCLAATTTIAQNVPPEATPFKMTGNIYLPSKLPVTDARVASLKVPAGFTVSKYTEGLDMPRMLAVAPNGDVYVSNRVKGTITLLRDANKDGKVELTKQVAQRPHLHGLALKDNKLYIAAIREVYVADIQKDGSLGALKTLYKDLPDAGQHANRTLHFGPDGKLYLSVGSTCNACDEDNPENATLLQINTDGSGRRVVARGLRNTIGFDWHPTTKALFGMDHGIDWLGDEDQQEEFNQIKDGAHYGWPSIIADGKHYPANKPKSGETYEQFDAKTQRPLLLYKAHSAPLGLIFYNGAQFPAEYKNDAFVTMHGSWNRAQPSGYKIVRVRFNTQGEPQQFEDFLTGFLVENDKSEFGRPCSIVQAPDGALLVSDDDNGVIYRVAYTAGAKKAR, encoded by the coding sequence ATGCGCCTGCTTACCCTCGCTCTTACTTGCCTCGCGGCTACCACCACGATTGCCCAAAACGTGCCGCCCGAGGCAACGCCCTTCAAAATGACGGGCAACATCTATTTGCCTTCTAAGCTGCCCGTAACCGACGCGCGGGTGGCGAGCTTGAAAGTGCCGGCCGGTTTCACCGTCAGCAAGTACACCGAAGGGCTCGATATGCCGCGCATGCTGGCCGTGGCGCCCAACGGCGACGTGTATGTCTCGAACCGGGTGAAGGGCACCATCACACTCCTTCGCGACGCCAACAAAGACGGCAAAGTGGAACTCACCAAACAGGTAGCCCAACGCCCCCACCTGCACGGCCTAGCCCTCAAAGACAACAAGCTCTACATAGCCGCCATCCGGGAGGTGTACGTGGCAGATATTCAGAAGGACGGCAGCCTAGGTGCGCTCAAAACGCTCTATAAGGATCTGCCCGACGCTGGTCAGCACGCCAACCGGACCCTGCACTTTGGCCCCGACGGCAAGCTGTACTTATCAGTAGGCAGCACTTGCAACGCCTGCGACGAGGACAACCCCGAAAACGCGACTCTGCTGCAAATCAACACTGACGGCTCGGGGCGGCGCGTGGTGGCCCGCGGCTTACGCAACACCATCGGTTTCGACTGGCACCCCACTACCAAGGCCTTGTTTGGCATGGACCACGGCATCGATTGGCTCGGCGACGAAGACCAGCAGGAGGAATTCAACCAGATCAAGGACGGGGCCCACTACGGCTGGCCGTCCATCATTGCCGATGGCAAGCATTACCCCGCCAACAAACCCAAGAGCGGGGAAACTTACGAGCAATTCGACGCCAAAACGCAGCGCCCTTTGCTCCTCTATAAGGCGCACTCCGCCCCGCTCGGCTTGATCTTCTATAACGGTGCGCAGTTTCCAGCCGAGTACAAAAACGACGCTTTCGTGACTATGCACGGCTCCTGGAACCGCGCGCAGCCTTCCGGCTACAAGATTGTGCGCGTGCGCTTCAACACCCAGGGCGAGCCCCAACAGTTCGAAGACTTCCTAACCGGCTTCCTAGTTGAAAACGACAAATCGGAGTTTGGGCGCCCATGCAGCATTGTGCAAGCCCCCGACGGCGCCCTGCTCGTGTCGGACGACGACAACGGCGTGATCTACCGCGTAGCGTATACGGCCGGCGCAAAAAAAGCTAGGTAA